In the Balaenoptera musculus isolate JJ_BM4_2016_0621 chromosome 2, mBalMus1.pri.v3, whole genome shotgun sequence genome, TTCAGGGGGATTAAAATATGGGGGGGTGGCAAACGGTTTAGCTCAAAGTCTGCCTTCTATGTTAACCCATTGTTTGGTCTCATATAAGAGCTACATGCTCTATGTTGTaagaaatgagaacagaaacAATAAGGAGCCAAGAATTCAGCTTCCCACCAACATATTGTGATCCACTAGgcagaaaatatgttttaagcttgcatatatgtatgtatgactaGAGAGATGTAGATACAAGAGTAACTTTAAATacagtaattttgttttctgagttCCTTTTTGTCACTGTATTTTTCCCAAAGACCTCTTACTCTCTGGAGGTTTTAAATTCCTAAATATTCATTGTGCAAGCTGATGCTAAGTCGACCCCCATCTCCAGGACCTCCATAGGCATTGTTTGGACAAAACAGGAGTGTCCGTGGTGATGAAACCAACCAGGTTAGCCGATCTCAGGACATGACCACTTTCAAGGAAGGCAGGTAGAGTAACCCACTGGCCTTGACCTACCTTGATCTTGATGTTACCCAGGCGGTGGTAGGAACCTGGGCAGAGATTGGCCTGCTCATGCCTTAGCTGGTGAGAAGTTTCCCCCAAGGATAGACTGGTCCAAGCTTTTGCCTAAGGGACTCAGCCACCACTACTACTACCATTCCACCACCCTGACCTCTCCGAGGTTCTGGGAACATTCCCAGCAGAGACACCGGTGGTGGGCTCCGACCTGGTGCCCCAGGAAAGGAACATACAGTCTGAGTTTGGCCACACACACTTTGTTCCATATCCGAACCCATATACCCAGGTTCTGAGAAGCTGTCCCCCATTGTGACCACCACTCGCCCGGGGctgaggctcggcgctgaccggGTCATAACTGCCAAGGGCTGGACAATGGGCACATCTGTCCTTTCTCTGAGGGATGAAAGCACCTAAGCGGACACGCTCTGCCTTTTGTTacggttttttttccccctttcttttgtAAATGAAAGAAAGCCGCGGCATGTGGCGGCCGGGTATACGTCCCACACTGGGGGCCTCCCCACGCGTCCCCACCAGGCCCAAGGACCAGGTTCGATTCCGGATTGGACCGTGATTGTGGGAAGCGAACAATTACGCCCGAAgctaaattgattttcaaatctgGAGGCTTCTCGCAGGGACGCCGGGAAGAGGGCGTCCCTACGGGCTAAGAAGAGACCGGCGCGCCTGGTCCACCCTGCCGGCGTCAGTCCTTCCCCCAAGCAGCGGCCTCTTGGTGTTTTACCAGGAGGGCCACGAAGAAACCGCAGGAACAGCCCGAGCCTCGGCGGCCCCACCAGAACCCACGAGTTAACATAGGAACCCACCAGGGCActcacaaaacacacacacacacgccgaGTCATTCACGAAGCGGCGCGCCGCCTTAATTATCAGCTGAGCCGGAGAAGGACCCAGGCGGAGGAGGACAGCGAGGTATGGCCGGGGCTGGGACTCTTGGCACTACGCTCACCTCTTCGCAGAGCATGGAAGAGTCAGGGTGGGCAGAGAATTATCAGGGAGGACAGTGGTTGTCGGGTCAACAGCCTCCAGGTTGACCAAggcctttaaaatatttgctcccctccccctcaaaaGGCCGAGCACCTGAAGATGGGGAGAGCGTGGACTCCCAGAGGCCCTCCCGGGAAACAAGCCAGGGTGGAAGGAGTGATGACACCAGCTGAGGCTCCCCGGGAAACCTGCACCGGGAGGCAGCAACTGGAGAGAGGGGCGATGGCTCTCTAGGCATACTGCGCCACCCGGGAGGCGAGCCCAGCAAGTGCGGCCGGGGGCTGGGAAGAGAGCCCACCCGAGCCAGGGAGCCGAGAGGGGCCCAAGTTTCCCAGGGTTGCGGTAGCAGCCCCAGATCGCACTCCACGTTAGACACTCGCACGTGCGTACCACTCCCCCGCCGCCCAGCGCCTTACGAGCGGCGCTGGGACCCCCACCTTCATTTGTACGGGGACGTCACGGGTCGCGCGCGCGGGGACTGAGGGGGCGGGGCTGATCCGCGCGCCTGCGCGCTGCGCCCGGCGGGCGTGAGGGcgggccgcggcggcggcggcggaacAGCGGCCACAGAGTCTGCAACAGTAACCGAGCCATGGCTGGAGCTGGCCAGCGGCGCGGGCAGGCAGCAGCCGCGGAAGGCGCAAGGGGTGCGTCAGGGGAGCCGGGGGCCTCACAATTCTAAGAAGGAGAGGGACGtgagggggccgggggcgggcgggCTGGGGGCACCGCGCTCGCCCAACGGCGCGGATCCTTTttggaaattaatatttaaaaaaaaaaaaaagccgaggACGCAGAGGGAAAGGTGGGGGCAAGAGGGAAGGCGAGACACACTGAGAGGGAGACAGAGCCCCAcagtgagaggaaggaaggaaggaaagcagcaGTCGCCAGCAGCCGATGTGAAGACCGGACTGCATGCGCCCTTCGCCGCCTCTGCCCGGCCTCATCGATGTTGTGTCCGCCGCCCGCTCGCCCAGATCACCATGAACGCGCAGCTGACCATGGAGGCGATCGGGGAGCTGCACGGGGTGAGCCATGAGCCGGTGCCTGCCCCTGCCGATTTGCTGGGCGGTAGCCCCCACGCGCGAAGCTCCGTGGCGCACCGCGGCAGCCACCTGCCCCCCGCGCACCCGCGCTCGATGGGCATGGCGTCCTTGCTGgacggcggcagcggcagcggcgattaccaccaccaccaccgggCCCCCGAGCACAGCCTGGCCGGCCCCCTGCACCCCACCATGACCATGGCCTGCGAGACTCCCCCAGGTATGAGCATGCCCACCACCTACACCACCTTAACCCCTCTGCAGCCGCTGCCGCCCATCTCCACCGTCTCGGACAAGttcccccaccatcaccaccaccaccaccaccaccaccacccgcacCACCACCAGCGCCTGGCAGGCAACGTGAGCGGTAGCTTCACGCTCATGCGGGACGAGCGCGGGCTGGCCTCCATGAATAACCTCTATACCCCCTATCACAAGGACGTGGCCGGCATGGGCCAgagcctctctcccctctccgGTTCCGGTCTGGGCGGCATCCACAACTCCCAGCAAGGGCTCCCCCACTATGCCCACCCGGGCGCCGCCATGCCCACCGACAAGATGCTCACCCCCAATGGCTTCGAAGCCCACCACCCGGCCATGCTCGGCCGTCACGGGGAGCAGCACCTCACGCCCACCTCGGCCGGCATGGTTCCCATCAACGGCCTTCCTCCACACCACCCACACGCCCACCTGAACGCCCAGGGCCACGGGCAACTCCTGGGCACGGCCCGGGAGCCCAACCCTTCGGTAACCGGTGCGCAGGTCAGCAATGGAAGTAATTCAGGGCAGATGGAAGAGATCAATACCAAAGAGGTGGCGCAGCGTATCACCACCGAGCTTAAGCGCTACAGCATACCACAGGCCATCTTCGCGCAGAGGGTGCTCTGTCGCTCCCAAGGGACCCTCTCGGACCTGCTGCGCAACCCCAAACCCTGGAGCAAACTCAAATCCGGCCGGGAGACCTTCCGGAGGATGTGGAAGTGGCTGCAGGAGCCGGAGTTCCAGCGCATGTCTGCGCTCCGCTTAGCAGGTGAGCGGGCCAAGGAGCTGGGCGCGCGGGGAGATAAGGTATTGGGGAAGCTGAAGGGACccaaggaggcagggaaggagagagatctGTGCACGCTCCATCCCGTCCTCCTTTCACCGAGAGGGGGGTCCCTAGGCCTGGAAGAGCCAGAGCGTGGCTCCCGGGAGCAGACAGCCTCTTGCAGGACTCAGTGCATTGGGCCATGTGGAAGGCTCCGGGAACTGAGCAGCGCGGCCTGGGTGATTGCAGAGGAGCATTTGTGCTGGGAGACAGCGCAGGAAGCTCGCACGAacgtaggaggaaagaaatctcaGCACCTGGCTGGATACGGTCTGTGCGTCGCTTCTGGGTTTGGCACTCCAGGTTTGGGGGGCGAGAGAGGCGACGCGTGTGTGGAACTGCGCGCAGGTGCTGCCGACCAGTATCCCTGGCACATACCCGGGCGCTGTGCTGGAGCGTGCGGGAGCTGCCCGCCAATGTTTGGCTGAACTCGGTGCGGTGACCCCCCTCCCGCGCTCACTTCAGTGgcgcggggcggggtggggggctggaggaTGGGGAACGCACTCTGGGAGTTCCAGCAAAGGTTCCGAAGCCGCGCGGCGGTGGGTGTGTGGCGCAGACGCTCCGTAAGGTTTAGCACGCACTCTGCGCTTGTGACCGGCTGTAGAGAGGGAGGCAGATCGTGCCAAGGTCCAGGTGAGGGCGGCCGAGCAACAAGGGAGCTTCTAGCTTAGCCCAGAGACCGATTTCGCTGCCGACTCGCTTAGGACTTCgcattttgttttattcctctGCATGAATTTTCGTCCGAATCCCCATGCAGTGGGTGGGAGTGTGAGGGAAAAAACCAAGTCTTCGAGCAGAGGTCTCCGGGCCCAAAACCCCGAGGGCCTGGTGTTTGCGAGTTGAGCGGGAAGGTCTTGGCGGCGCTGCATAGACACAGCGCCCAGTTCCCCCAGCCTCTCCAAGCCAAGGTAAGGGGAAGGCTCTGGCCGGCCGACCGGCGGAGGGGACAACTGACCCCAGCCTGAATCACACGGGGGATTTCAAGCAGATTCAGCGACCCCCTAGGGCGGAGGACAAGCGGAGAGGTAGAGCTAAGGGCAGCCGAGGTTGGACTCGGTTTGATGAGACCCGGGCTGAGTTGATTGACTCCTGGGGTACATGCTGCCACTCCCCCACCCAATCTCAGCCCGGCGCCCTAGCCTGAGTCCTGGCGAAGAAAAAGGTAAAAGCCGGAATGAGGGTTTGTTAATTAACTGATCGCTCTCCATTAATTCGTCCCTGGAGAACGAGAGACAGTCAATCCGCGCAGAGCCGGGGGCACTGAGCCGTTTCACAGTCTAAAATCAAAGCAAGAGGccagggccccctcccccacATCGTGCGGGCCAATGAGAAGCTAGAGGGAAGCGGGTGCCGGCGTCCCCGCGAGCCTGCGACTCCAGCCGGATGCGACCCAAAGCAGTCCTGGGGTCTGGGTTCTTGTGGCCTCCCTGCTGGAGCTCCGCACCGTCTGAGCCTCTGCCCCGCCAGGTTTTTCAGTCCAACCCCGCGCTCGTTGGCTCCAAAGTCCCCACGAGGACTCTTGCAGCCTGagcccagaagccaggagaggctGGGGTAAGGGGACGGGAGGGGGGAGGTTGACCGGGTACCCTCTGGGGCCCCCGCAATTCCACTCTCTAGCTTGTGTGCAGCCACCAGATCGCCCCCATCCCATGGGTAGACCGAGACCCGAGGGCAGCCGAAGTTCTGGAAGGGACGGCCGAAAAGGCTATTCCTCTCCCTGACTGATACGCCTATGCCGGCGTCCAGGGTAGTCAGTGCCTTTTCACACGCACACGCCAGCCTCGAGCCCGGCTTCAGGACTTTTTACCGAGGCAGTGCACACACAAGCAGGTTAGTGGGGCTGgggggaatggagggaggggatgCAAATGGAGAGCCgtcccccgcccccgtccccagGGAAGCTCGTTCCAAACCCCCCACCTCCTCAAGGCGCTTGCTCAGGACTTAAATGactctcctcccccactgccTCCTATCGTTCCCTCGAAAGACACTGATAAATTAGGTTCAGGGACGACCCCGGGGCCCTGGAAACCCGCCTTAGCGCCCTGCCCTGTACGAGCGCCCTCTCACCTCCTCGCATGGGCAGCCCTAGTACTGGTACCTGCACACGGGAAGTGCGGTGGGCGTACCCGCCCGGGCTCACGGGACCCAGGAGGTTATCGAAGGGGCCGCTGCCTGGCACCCAGCAGCGCGTAGAGAGTCATGCCCAGCCTTTGGACAGAGGCGCGTGGCCTTTTcctcgaaaaaaaaaaaaaaggaaaatcggTGACTCTGGCGGGACGTGAGTTTGGCGCCAAACCCCCAGCGAACTCTTTATCCTAAGACCCGGATGCGGAGTCGTCtctcccattttcctttctttaacttCATTAAAGGGGTGGGGCGGGCTGGGATGAGCGCGCGTGCGGAGCCAGACGGGATCAATCCCATTACGCAGCAAGAGCCAAGACTTGTTATTAAGTCGCCGAAGAACAACGAGACGTCCcgttaacattttaatttagggggggggggggaagcgaGGCCGTTTCCTGAACCATTCAAATGACCTCTGGTAGGCCCTGACTGCAGGTGACTAAAAACGGATTGCAGGGCATGTTGGACGCAGCTGTGAGACATTGCTCCCTCCTCTCCACTGCCAGCTCCCGTGCACGGAGGGAGGTGCCACTTGCAGCTCTTGCTCGCCGTTGCACTCAAAGACCCCTCAAACTCGTTTCTACCCCATGCGAGGCAAGGCCCATCGCGGTCGGCTCCTTCGCTGGGTAGCGGGAGAGTGGCTTCTTCATGCCCCTCCTGGTACCCCAGGTTCCGTACAGCCTGGTGTGGAGGGTCAAAACCCTCCGCCCGCCCGCGGCAGCCTGTTTGGAGAGGCGCTTTCTCTCCACGAAATTACATCGGCTGGCGGACGACGGGAGACAGGCGGAAATTCTCACCAAATTAACtacctttaaaaaatcaatatatgttCCCTCAATGTAACACTTGCTGCTTCCCCATTAAAGTGCAGCGCAACCAGGCTCACGCTGCGTCTCATCCcaggtggggagggtgggctTGGGCGGGTGGGTGGGTGCCCCGCCTCTGACGTGGGCGCCTATTAAGACGCGGGGAGATTAGCTTCCAATTAAAGATTCCAGAAGGCTCCGGCCTCAGTAGGGGAGCTGCCAGCGCAGGAAGAGGCTGCCACTGCACACCCACCAGCGGGTGCTGCAAAGACCCAGCAGGCGAGGCCCGGGGTCGGGCAGGGGTGGGTGCTGCGCCGCTTCGACCCTGCGGTACCTGGAGGCGAAGAAACCTCCCAACGGCAGCGCCAGGGAGCCAGACGGGTCTCCAGCACCCGGGACTGCGCCTGTTTCCTGCACGGGATTTGCCCCAGGACCACCCGGGGACCGGGGagcgtggggaggaggggcagtcTGACTAGGAGGTGGCCATGAGAAAGTCTCGCCCGGACCAACATGGGCCATGTTTGCCATAAGTGGCCTTGCTGCCTGGTTGATTGATAACTAACTGGCTCCCGCGCAAGTCCATTTgctttttgttaatatttataccAACGGGTGACATTTCAACTGTCCCCTCACTTCTCTGGGCCATGGGAGCCAAGCAGAAGGAGTTCGATGCTGGGCCCTGGGAACTCCGCTTCTCCAATCCTCGAAGACTCTGGGCCGGGAGAAAAGCCACAACTGGGCGTGTGGGA is a window encoding:
- the ONECUT1 gene encoding hepatocyte nuclear factor 6 — encoded protein: MNAQLTMEAIGELHGVSHEPVPAPADLLGGSPHARSSVAHRGSHLPPAHPRSMGMASLLDGGSGSGDYHHHHRAPEHSLAGPLHPTMTMACETPPGMSMPTTYTTLTPLQPLPPISTVSDKFPHHHHHHHHHHHPHHHQRLAGNVSGSFTLMRDERGLASMNNLYTPYHKDVAGMGQSLSPLSGSGLGGIHNSQQGLPHYAHPGAAMPTDKMLTPNGFEAHHPAMLGRHGEQHLTPTSAGMVPINGLPPHHPHAHLNAQGHGQLLGTAREPNPSVTGAQVSNGSNSGQMEEINTKEVAQRITTELKRYSIPQAIFAQRVLCRSQGTLSDLLRNPKPWSKLKSGRETFRRMWKWLQEPEFQRMSALRLAACKRKEQEHGKDRGNTPKKPRLVFTDVQRRTLHAIFKENKRPSKELQITISQQLGLELSTVSNFFMNARRRSLDKWQDEGSSNSGNSSSSSSTCTKA